The DNA segment gaactttACAGCTATGCACAAAAGAAATTAAGTGAAAATTATTGGGTGAGAGGAAATAGCTGACAGACTTACTCCAACATTGGAGCAGCTgatgtatattatataatctATAGAGTGATAAGTATAGTTAACAGAGGATCCTATATATGACATTTAGAGCACGGGCAAACCATATGATATGAACATAAGTTATTTGTGTCAAAGTTTTCTAGAAAATCTGACACTAAAAAGTCCGAAGTCTTTTTCTTGATTGTTCCTAGAGATGAATCTAGATTTATTAAATTCGATGGCAATTTATTCCATACTTTTGCAATTCTAATGAAGTAGAAGTGTCTTGAATATTTCTAGCAAATTTAATTTGAAGGGAATGGCCTGAGCAGCCTGCCCTGGTTTTGGATGAAGTGAAAGATACTAGTTCTCTTATATCGTCCGACTGCTGCTGCATACATTTCACAATAAACATGATATCTTGCAGTTCAAACCATCTCATGAGGGGCAATAACTTTAATTTGCAGAGTCTTGCTTTGTAGTCTGATACATAATCATTAAGGATATATTTTGTGGCTCTGCGTTGCACTTTTTCTAGTGACTTGATATCCTTTATTAATTTAGGTCTCCACAACTGCGAGCAATATGTTAAGTGACTTCTGACAAGAGACAGATATAATTGTTTCTTTAAATTAGTTGAATAGTTTGTTGGAATGATCCTTCTAATAAGATTGAGTGACATGTAAGCCTTTCCACATATTTTACTATGCTGTTGAGACCATGAGAGATCTTGCGTAACTGTTATCCCTAAATCACGATAAGAATTGACTTGTTCTATGGTGTTATCCTGAACAGAGTAATGACTAGTTTCTTCAGTTTGCTTCAACAATAGTCTAATAGTTTTGCATTTGGACACATTGAGTCACTTTTCACACCATAAACTCAAAGCATTCAAATCATCTTGCATAAGAATTTCGTCCCTTGTATCTCTAAAGGATTTCAACAGTTTCGTATCATCAGCAAACAAGAAACACTTAGAATTCTGGATACAGTCAGGTAAGTCGTTGATGTATACTAGGAATAGTATAGGACCTAAGATACTGCCTTGTGGTACTCCAGACTTTACAGGTAACATAGTTGAGCTTTTGTGACAAACATTCCTTGAACCAAAGCCATAATGGGCCTGTTATTCCTAATTTCCAAAGCTTGAAAAGTAACTCATTATGACCAACGGAGTCAAAAGCTTTTTAAAAATCTAAATAAACAGCATCAACAGCACAGCTATTTTCAAtttcttcttggataaaagcATAGGAACACAACAATTGAGATAAGCAAGATCTATTCTTCAAGAATCCATGTTGGCATTTAGAGATTTTGCCTTTAATGAAATCTATAATTTTATCATAGACCAGCCTCTCAAGCACCTTTCCTACAATACACAACAAAGATATTGGTCTGAAATTTTCAACAGAACAAGGATTTTTCTTCTTAGGAATGGGACAAATTTTGTGTACCTTCCATTCGTCTGGTAGAATAGCTGAATTTACAGAGGTACGAAATATATTGTAAAGAGGGGTAGACAATGGACTGGCACATAACTTCAAGATTAATGGGTGAATCTGATCACAACCCATAGCCTTATTTGGGTTCAAGGCAATGAGAGCTTGACGAACATCTTCTGCAGTAAATTCAATATTACTTAATTGTACTGAAGGTGGTGATAAGGACCAAATAGGTGGTAACTCAAAATCGCTTGTTGTGAAGGTAGAGTTAAAGAAATCGTTGAAAGCAGAGACTATGGAGGACATGTCAGAGAGTGGACAGCCCTTAAGCTGCTAATATAGCTGTATAGCTTTTTCGGTTGCTTATTGAAGGTTTTAGTTAGACCTGTTATGAATGTGCTCTTGGCCTCCATCATTTGAGAGGTTAAATTATTTTCCATTTCCACAAGCTTGTTGATTAGATAGGGTGTGCTTGAAGATCCAATACGTTTCCTTAAAGACTTGACTTTATTTAGGTTGTGTCTGATCTCAGAGGTAAACCATCTAGGAGATGTGACAGTAGGGATCCTTAACTTGGGAACAAATTGAAGGCAAGCATTGGTAATAATGTCTTTAATGAGATTCCAGGAGTAACATGGTTGTAGAACTGATACATCCTCAAGTTGGTAATAGACATCCTCCATAAAGCCTAATAAGCCTTCTTTGTCTACCTTGGAGTAGTTTAACACGTAatcacaattatttttttgatGAAGTTGGTTATTCCTCTTAGAAAGAAAAACAAATGTTATGAAAAAGTGATCTGAATGTAGCCTACGTTGAGAAGTATTCACTTCTAAATTGACTATTCTCTGGGGAACATTGGTTGCTATTATGTCCAAGATATTgccatgtatgtgtgtaggcTCTGTAACCAATTGTACTAAATTAAGTGAGAAGAGCGTATCACAAAGTGATGAGGAAAAATGAGAACTTGCGGTCATGATAGACCAATTAATGTCAGGACAATTAAAATCTCCAAGCAGTAGTGTAGGTTTAGAAGTATCAAGTGATGTGATGGCTGTTAAAACTTTAGATATATATCTGGACTGCCAGGTGGAACATACCAGCATGAAATTTGTATCTTTTCATTAGAAATCATTTCCACGTTGATTTGTTCGATATATTCATGGGTACTAATAAGTCGAGATTGAAATCTGTTGTTGACAGCAACCAATATACCACCTCCTCTTGAATTTCTATCTCTTCTAAAAATTGTAAAATTATTTGATAATATTTCATGATTAAATATTGACGGATTCAACCAACTTTCTGTAACACAAACGATGTCATATGAGCTTGAATAAATAGTAGCATAAAATAATTCCAATTTATTAACTAAACTCCTCTCATTCCATAAGCCAAATTTTATAGATAGTCAATCAGAGGAGATTGGGGGAGAGTTATGCGTATTTGTAGGAGGTGATTCAGCAGTGTTTAAAGGGGGCACTACATCAACCTCATCAGTAGATGAGATGTCTTCAAGTACATAAGTAGAATTTTGAACAAAACCATGCTTTGCATTATGCACAAATAGGCTGTTACCTCTTATTCTAATGCCTGACCTGTTTTGACCATTTTGAATCAACTCCCATCTTTTCTTGAGAAGAATTTTTTCGATAGAAATTTCTTCAGGGCTCAATTGTGGCTTGATAGATATTGAAGGCTTGGAATGTAACTTCTTCCTATTCGACAAGATTGTTTGCACTTCATAGGTGCGTGAGAGTTTTACAAGAATTGGGCGATTCCTTGAGGCTGTGTACTTCCCAAGCCTCAAACAATCACGTATTGACTGGGTTGTGATTGTATCATCCGTAATAGTGATTACTTCAAGTACTTCTTTGATGTCATTAGCAAGTCTCTGTTGCCTAGAAGTACCAACTGAAGATTCTTTAATGCCATATACAACAATGTTGAAATTTCTGTCGTAAGAACCTTTTGATAGGTTGGAGTATTGAGGCTGATGAGCAGATTGTGGCTCATGTGAGTCAGTACCTGACTGTAGCGCCTGAGAATATGACGGAGCAGTATTTGATTTCACGTCAACAGCAGCAAGTTTTACTTTCAGAGATTTGATTTCTGAATGTAAATCAGAGATATGTTTTGAAAAGTGGTTATAAGAACATTGGGTACAATAGAAAGGTTCCGTAGCAGGAGCAGATGAAATTGAGTCATAATGAGCTTTAGTCAGGCCTGCGCAGGTCCTATGGATCCAACCTTTACATGTATCACCATCACAAAAGACAGCTTCTTGACCCCTAGTCCTGGTTGACTTATCAATGATAACTTCAAGACATACTAGACATGAAAACGTCTTCTCTTTAGGCAGTTGTTCGTCGGAATTTCCTTGAGTCCCTCCACGTGTCTTGGACTTGGTCgccatttttttttttttttttacagtgctGCTGGGCTCAAAATGATGTCTAATACTATCAGACTTTGCATATTATACTTTTCTGCAACTTGCTGActctattaataattataaaacaaa comes from the Halichondria panicea chromosome 4, odHalPani1.1, whole genome shotgun sequence genome and includes:
- the LOC135335231 gene encoding uncharacterized protein LOC135335231 is translated as MATKSKTRGGTQGNSDEQLPKEKTFSCLVCLEVIIDKSTRTRGQEAVFCDGDTCKGWIHRTCAGLTKAHYDSISSAPATEPFYCTQCSYNHFSKHISDLHSEIKSLKVKLAAVDVKSNTAPSYSQALQSGTDSHEPQSAHQPQYSNLSKGSYDRNFNIVVYGIKESSVGTSRQQRLANDIKEVLEVITITDDTITTQSIRDCLRLGKYTASRNRPILVKLSRTYEVQTILSNRKKLHSKPSISIKPQLSPEEISIEKILLKKRWELIQNGQNRSGIRIRGNSLFVHNAKHGFVQNSTYVLEDISSTDEVDVVPPLNTAESPPTNTHNSPPISSD